From the genome of Pelodiscus sinensis isolate JC-2024 chromosome 12, ASM4963464v1, whole genome shotgun sequence, one region includes:
- the CA7 gene encoding carbonic anhydrase 7: MTGHHCWGYGQDDGPSEWYKSYPVAQGYRQSPVDIISTQAVYDPSLMPLIISYESCTSLTISNNGHSVMVDFEDADDKTVISGGPLEGPYRLKQFHFHWGMKHNQGSEHTVDSKSFPSELHLVHWNARKYATFGEAAVAPDGLAVVGIFLETGEEHASMNRLTDALYMVKFKGTKAQFSSFNPKCLLPWSLNYWTYPGSLTTPPLHESVTWIVLKEPVKVSKKQLEKFRTLLFTSEGDEKIQMVNNFRPPQPLKGRIIRASFKA; encoded by the exons atgACTGGTCATCACTGCTGGGGATACGGACAGGATGACG GGCCTTCTGAGTGGTACAAGTCATATCCTGTTGCCCAAGGATATCGTCAATCACCTGTCGATATAATCTCCACACAAGCAGTTTATGACCCTAGTCTGATGCCTCTTATTATCTCATATGAATCGTGTACATCTCTTACTATTTCCAACAATGGCCACTCAGTCATGGTGGACTTCGAAGATGCTGATGACAAGACAG TGATCAGTGGTGGACCCCTTGAAGGTCCCTATAGGCTAAAGCAGTTCCATTTTCATTGGGGAATGAAGCATAATCAGGGATCAGAGCATACAGTTGACAGCAAATCTTTTCCTTCTGAG CTTCACTTGGTTCATTGGAATGCTAGGAAATATGCAACATTTGGAGAAGCAGCAGTAGCTCCAGATGGCTTGGCGGTAGTTGGTATTTTCTTGGAG ACTGGAGAAGAACATGCCAGTATGAACAGACTAACTGATGCCTTATATATGGTAAAATTTAaa GGGACAAAAGCTCAGTTCAGTAGCTTCAACCCAAAATGCCTCTTGCCCTGGAGTTTAAATTATTGGACATATCCTGGTTCTCTAACAACACCTCCTTTACATGAGAGTGTAACGTGGATAGTGCTGAAAGAGCCTGTCAAAGTTTCTAAGAAACAG CTGGAGAAATTCCGAACTCTTCTCTTCACCAGTGAGGGAGATGAAAAGATCCAGATGGTGAATAATTTTCGCCCCCCTCAGCCTCTTAAGGGAAGAATAATTCGTGCCTCCTTCAAGGCCTAA